In a single window of the Nicotiana tomentosiformis chromosome 8, ASM39032v3, whole genome shotgun sequence genome:
- the LOC138897794 gene encoding uncharacterized protein, translated as MPRPPPSYPQRLAKKNSDNKFKKFIYMMKTLSINVSLVEGLEQIPNYAKLMKDLVTKKRSMNCETIKMAYQVSAIVHSMALKLEDPDAFIIPCTIRSANFAKALCDLGASINLMPYSVFKTLGIGQSRPISMRLKMADCTMKRTLGIIDDVLVRVDKFILPADFVILDCEVDYEVPIILDRPFLAKGKGIVDVEDGELTFRVGDKKVIFHVCKSMRQPNSNEVCSFVDLVIEVIVDDASAMMNIDDTFEAVLLNHDDDEKDGYVECVDSTLVVLQKRKKAIG; from the exons atgccaaggcctcctccttcataccctcaaaggctcgccaagaagAATAGTGATAAcaaattcaagaagtttatttaCATGATGAAGACCTTATCCATTAATGTGTCATTGGTTGAGGGGTTGGAACAAATACCCAATTATGCAAAGTTGATgaaagatttggtgacaaagaaaagatcaatgaattgtgagactatcaagatggcatatcaagtgagtgctattgtgcactcaatggctctaaaattggaagatcccgacgCTTTCATAATCCCTTGCACTATTAGAAGCGCCaactttgccaaagctctatgtgatctaggggcgagtatcaacttgatgccctactcggtattcaaaactttgggaattgggcaatcaagacccatatctatgagATTAAAAATGGCGGATTGTACTATGAAGAGaacattgggtattattgatgatgtgttggttcgcgttgataagttcatcctcccagcggactttgtgattcttgattgcgaagtggactatgaggtgcctattatcttggatagacctttccttgctaagGGGAAGGGTATTGTTGATGTGGAAGACGGTGAGCTCACCTTTCGGGTGGGCGATAAAAAGGTGATTtttcatgtgtgcaaatctatgaggcaaccaaatagcaacgaagtttgttcatttgtggacttagtgatcgaggtgattgttgatgatgctagtgccatgatgaataTTGATGATACTTTTGaggccgtattgcttaatcatgatgatgatgagaaggatggctatgtggaatgt gtagattctactttggtggtgcttcaaaagaggaagaaagctataggataG
- the LOC117279421 gene encoding uncharacterized protein, which translates to MSYNDLCMFPDIHLPAWFKMPKFNLYHGRGDPMAHLRGYCSEMRSVSGKDELLMAYFSESLSGAALEWYTHQDVSKWYVWEDIAQDFVRHFQYNIDIIPDCSSLYKMEKKPEESFREFGHRWREQAARVCPPIDEEEMVKLFLQAQGPTYFSHLIPALGKRFNNVVKMGEMVEEGIKSGKIMSYSALKDTTKEIQNISVSLGGRKRNRKDVVEPH; encoded by the coding sequence ATGTCTTACAATGACTTGTGTATGTTTCCTGATATTCATCTACCCGCGTGGTTTAAAATGCCAAAGTTTAACTTGTATCACGGGCGTGGAGATCCAATGGCCCATCTGAGGGGTTATTGCAGTGAAATGAGAAGTGTTAGCGGGAAAGATGAGCTGTTGATGGCGTATTTCAGTGAGAGCTTGAGTGGGGCAGCCTTGGAATGGTATACTCATCAAGATGTCAGTAAGTGGTATGTATGGGAAGACATAGCTCAAGATTTTGTTCGacactttcagtacaatatagacattatCCCGGACTGCTCCTCCCTATATAAGATGGAAAAGAAACCCGAGGAAAGTTTTAGAGAGTTTGGGCACAGATGGAGGGAACAAGCTGCTCGGGTTTGTCCCCCGAttgatgaagaagaaatggttAAGCTTTTCCTACAAGCTCAGGGACCTACCTACTTCAGTCATTTGATCCCAGCTTTAGGTAAGCGTTTCAATAATGTGGTAAAAATGGGGGAGAtggtagaagaaggaatcaagtcaGGCAAAATCATGAGCTATTCTGCATTGAAAGATACTACAAAAGAAATTCAGAACATCTCAGTAAGTTTGGGGGGaagaaagagaaatagaaaagatGTTGTTGAGCCCCACTAA